One window of Chryseobacterium sp. JJR-5R genomic DNA carries:
- a CDS encoding zinc ribbon domain-containing protein YjdM, giving the protein MSDTVLCPKCSSEFTYPSDNMMVCSQCFYEWNPEEATAESSASGKILDANGNELQDGDSVVVVKDLPVKGAPKPVKAGTKVKNIRLRPDSDHNIDCKIDGFGSMALKSEFVKKA; this is encoded by the coding sequence ATGAGTGATACTGTACTTTGCCCCAAATGCAGCTCAGAGTTTACCTACCCGAGCGATAACATGATGGTATGTTCCCAGTGTTTTTATGAATGGAATCCGGAAGAAGCCACTGCTGAATCATCAGCTTCAGGAAAAATTTTAGATGCCAACGGCAATGAACTGCAGGACGGGGATTCTGTTGTGGTGGTTAAAGACCTTCCTGTAAAAGGAGCTCCGAAGCCCGTAAAAGCAGGGACGAAAGTAAAAAACATCAGGCTGAGACCGGACAGCGACCATAATATCGACTGTAAAATAGACGGTTTCGGTTCGATGGCACTTAAATCTGAATTTGTAAAAAAAGCCTAG
- a CDS encoding ABC transporter ATP-binding protein — protein MLLEINNLYFSYSREKPLFQNLNLAFEEEKIIALAGESGCGKSTLLSLIYGLLDWERGNIVFNGQKLSGPKGNLVPGEADMKYVAQNFDLMPYATVAENVGKFISNIHLKKKKETVSELLEVVGLEEFSGVLPKHLSGGQQQRVAIARALSVLPRLLILDEPFSNLDFPRKIELREKLFRYVKQHHITLVISTHELQDIIPWLDQIIVLQNGKLIQKDNPEDTFRNPYNPYVAKLFGEVNIFSESEMEEFRLPKFSYYPKEIHVAENGFEAEVSESRFAGDHYWNKVNMKNKELIIYTDEKLHGTIRASFKPV, from the coding sequence ATGCTATTAGAAATAAACAATTTATACTTTTCATACTCCCGGGAGAAGCCTCTGTTTCAGAACCTGAATCTGGCATTTGAAGAAGAAAAGATCATTGCGCTTGCAGGAGAAAGCGGATGCGGGAAATCGACATTATTAAGTCTGATTTACGGACTTCTGGACTGGGAACGCGGCAATATTGTTTTTAACGGGCAGAAGCTGTCCGGCCCGAAAGGCAACCTGGTGCCCGGAGAGGCAGACATGAAGTACGTAGCCCAGAATTTTGATCTGATGCCTTATGCTACGGTAGCCGAAAATGTAGGCAAGTTTATTTCCAATATCCATCTGAAAAAGAAAAAAGAAACCGTTTCCGAACTTCTGGAAGTGGTAGGCCTGGAAGAATTTTCCGGTGTCCTCCCCAAACACCTGAGCGGCGGCCAGCAGCAGCGTGTTGCCATTGCCCGGGCGCTCTCCGTACTCCCCAGGCTCCTGATCCTGGACGAACCGTTCAGCAACCTGGATTTCCCGAGAAAAATAGAGCTGCGCGAAAAATTATTCAGATATGTAAAGCAGCACCATATTACCCTGGTAATCTCCACGCATGAGCTTCAGGATATTATTCCGTGGCTGGACCAGATTATCGTCCTGCAGAATGGAAAGCTGATTCAAAAAGACAATCCTGAGGATACATTCAGGAACCCGTACAATCCATATGTCGCAAAACTTTTCGGGGAAGTGAATATTTTCAGCGAAAGCGAAATGGAAGAATTCCGGCTGCCGAAATTTTCTTATTACCCCAAAGAAATACACGTTGCCGAAAACGGTTTTGAGGCTGAGGTTTCAGAAAGCAGGTTTGCCGGGGATCATTACTGGAATAAAGTGAATATGAAAAACAAGGAACTCATTATTTATACAGATGAGAAACTGCATGGAACAATCAGGGCTTCATTTAAACCGGTGTAA
- a CDS encoding YceI family protein, producing MKRKLFSLFVPVLFASAVAMSCQKEKPLTGESSEASTTRNGKPFIVDTLNSRVEWKGYKIFKSESTSHFGTIKFESGDVTVKDGKLESGKFVADMNSLSSEDLKNNAEQAAKLNGHLKSGDFFEVEKFPTASYEITKVTPSAEGDYNTLLDGNLTVKGITKPVQFKANVSVKEGEVSIATEPKDIHRGEFDVKFKAPAENGVIKDEMTLQINIKALEKK from the coding sequence ATGAAAAGAAAGCTGTTTTCACTTTTCGTTCCGGTGCTTTTTGCCTCGGCCGTGGCGATGTCCTGCCAAAAGGAAAAACCTTTAACCGGCGAAAGCAGTGAAGCGTCCACTACCAGAAACGGAAAGCCGTTTATTGTGGATACGCTGAACAGCAGGGTAGAATGGAAAGGGTATAAAATTTTTAAGTCTGAAAGCACAAGTCATTTTGGAACCATCAAATTTGAGAGTGGTGACGTAACGGTAAAAGACGGCAAACTGGAAAGCGGGAAGTTTGTTGCCGATATGAATTCCTTATCCTCCGAAGACCTGAAAAACAATGCTGAACAGGCAGCAAAGCTGAACGGGCACCTGAAAAGCGGCGATTTCTTTGAAGTCGAAAAATTTCCCACTGCTTCTTATGAAATCACGAAAGTAACGCCATCCGCGGAAGGTGACTATAATACGCTGCTGGATGGTAATTTAACCGTCAAAGGGATTACAAAGCCGGTTCAGTTTAAAGCCAATGTTTCGGTGAAAGAAGGCGAAGTAAGTATTGCTACCGAACCAAAAGACATCCACCGGGGAGAATTTGATGTAAAATTTAAGGCTCCTGCAGAAAACGGGGTGATTAAAGATGAGATGACGCTTCAGATCAACATAAAAGCTCTGGAAAAAAAATAA
- the pheS gene encoding phenylalanine--tRNA ligase subunit alpha, producing MIEKIEELLVEVNGFQATSKEDIENFRIRYNGKKGILNDFYETLKEVPNDQKKDFGQKINTLKQAVNTKLEDLKNASASSVVIEKEDLTRPAFPLELGSRHPINLVKNRIIEIFKSIGFAVADGPEIEDDWHNFTALNLPEYHPARDMQDTFFIEQNPDILLRTHTSSVQIRYMEENQPPIRILSPGRVFRNEAVSSRSHCIFHQIEGLYIDENVSFADLKQTIQFFTTELFGKSKIRLRPSYFPFTEPSAEIDVYWGLNSETDYRITKGTGWLEIMGCGMVDPAVLKNVNIDSEKYSGYAFGMGIERIVMLLYQMSDIRMFFENDIRTLEQFKTL from the coding sequence ATGATAGAAAAGATAGAAGAATTACTCGTTGAGGTAAACGGCTTTCAGGCAACATCTAAAGAAGACATTGAAAACTTCCGGATCAGGTATAATGGCAAAAAGGGGATTCTGAATGATTTCTATGAAACATTGAAAGAAGTTCCGAATGACCAGAAAAAAGATTTCGGGCAGAAGATCAATACGCTGAAGCAGGCTGTCAATACAAAACTGGAAGATTTAAAAAATGCTTCCGCCTCTTCCGTTGTCATTGAGAAAGAAGACCTTACCAGACCGGCCTTTCCATTGGAACTGGGTTCCAGGCATCCGATTAATTTAGTGAAAAACAGGATCATCGAGATTTTCAAGTCTATCGGTTTTGCAGTAGCAGACGGCCCCGAAATTGAGGATGACTGGCATAACTTCACTGCTCTTAACCTTCCGGAATACCATCCGGCCAGAGATATGCAGGATACGTTCTTCATTGAGCAGAACCCGGATATCCTGTTAAGAACGCATACGTCTTCGGTACAGATCCGTTACATGGAAGAAAACCAGCCGCCGATCAGGATTTTATCTCCGGGAAGGGTATTCAGGAATGAAGCGGTTTCTTCACGTTCCCACTGTATCTTCCATCAGATTGAAGGACTGTATATTGATGAAAACGTAAGCTTTGCAGACCTTAAGCAAACCATTCAGTTCTTCACCACGGAATTGTTCGGTAAATCTAAAATCAGGTTGAGGCCTTCTTATTTCCCTTTTACGGAACCGAGTGCTGAAATTGACGTATACTGGGGATTAAACTCCGAAACGGATTACAGGATTACAAAAGGAACCGGATGGCTGGAGATTATGGGCTGCGGGATGGTAGACCCTGCCGTTCTGAAAAATGTAAATATCGATTCTGAGAAATACTCCGGATATGCTTTCGGGATGGGGATTGAAAGAATTGTGATGCTGCTGTACCAGATGAGCGATATCAGAATGTTCTTTGAAAATGACATCAGAACACTGGAGCAGTTCAAAACATTATAA
- a CDS encoding HAMP domain-containing sensor histidine kinase — translation MIKKILKFRFRRIVHYSLIICILLIQLLIAAFFYNEFITGKNISFIKKQLQEIHSLENLTDNSRKDLLEAQGYFQKYIISENHTFLESYFTSLRKLGKNLDSINQYKNKYPRLQHMVTATTQRKDPLQIKKLQSLIDSTYEYSVKSDFKAGNDLPELKKYDLDYNFDKFNIETKTYSDTIKRKGFFGRLGDAISGKENIRKESTVITVKQGKVLNSANIKAEFDSIINLVNHHYTGEVRKIQVTMKEKQNDDGKFFKIFSNLLVYGNGLMNIYEVTIKDSKTDLEKEYNKQNSKYSRIRMYLVFGAMILMFIVSVLIMLLTRIAFIYERKLKAANEQINENLNFKNRILGMLSHELRSPLKIIGIFINRINRKTEDESIKEYLKSISFTNNTLLMQASQILEYTKNQHVENKLIPSVFNLKNEIQSILSSVEPYIETRNNEFVIKEDIRPELTVYSDPIKINQIFMNILGNANKFTENGCISVTVKTEPVNENTVSLYVEISDTGAGISPSDLRNIFEPYYQGILSDDVENLGAGLGLSLCRELAELYSGTVSVTSEINQGTTVVFSLNLNIYESVR, via the coding sequence ATGATTAAGAAAATATTGAAATTCAGATTCAGGAGAATTGTTCATTATTCGTTGATTATCTGTATTCTCTTGATACAGCTCCTGATTGCCGCTTTTTTTTATAATGAATTCATTACCGGAAAAAACATAAGCTTTATTAAAAAACAGCTGCAGGAAATCCATTCACTTGAAAACCTGACGGATAATTCCAGGAAGGACCTGCTGGAGGCCCAGGGGTATTTTCAGAAATATATTATAAGTGAAAACCATACTTTTTTGGAATCTTATTTTACATCTTTACGCAAGCTCGGTAAAAATCTCGACAGTATCAACCAGTATAAGAACAAATATCCGAGGCTTCAGCATATGGTAACGGCAACCACACAGAGAAAAGACCCGTTGCAGATTAAAAAGCTGCAGTCCCTCATTGATTCTACCTATGAGTATTCTGTGAAATCAGACTTTAAGGCCGGAAATGATCTGCCTGAGCTTAAAAAATACGACCTTGACTATAATTTTGATAAATTTAATATCGAAACAAAAACCTATTCAGATACCATTAAGAGAAAAGGCTTTTTCGGACGACTGGGCGATGCGATATCCGGAAAGGAAAATATCCGCAAAGAAAGTACTGTGATTACCGTAAAGCAGGGAAAGGTTCTCAATTCAGCAAATATAAAAGCGGAATTCGACAGCATTATTAATCTGGTCAATCATCATTACACCGGCGAAGTAAGGAAAATTCAGGTTACCATGAAAGAAAAGCAGAATGACGACGGAAAGTTTTTTAAGATATTCAGTAATCTCCTGGTTTACGGCAATGGCCTGATGAACATTTATGAAGTAACCATCAAAGATTCCAAAACGGATCTGGAGAAAGAATATAACAAGCAGAATTCAAAATACAGCAGGATCAGGATGTATCTGGTATTCGGGGCAATGATTCTCATGTTCATTGTTTCCGTATTAATCATGCTTCTGACCAGGATCGCATTTATCTATGAGAGGAAGCTGAAAGCGGCCAATGAACAGATCAATGAAAACCTGAATTTTAAAAACAGAATCCTGGGCATGCTGAGCCATGAGCTGAGGTCGCCGCTGAAGATTATCGGTATTTTTATCAACAGAATCAACAGGAAAACAGAAGATGAAAGCATTAAAGAATATTTGAAATCAATAAGCTTTACCAATAATACACTGCTGATGCAGGCCAGCCAGATTTTGGAATATACCAAAAACCAGCATGTTGAAAATAAACTGATCCCGTCGGTTTTTAATCTTAAAAACGAAATACAGTCGATATTAAGTTCTGTTGAACCCTATATAGAGACCCGGAACAATGAATTTGTCATCAAAGAAGATATCAGGCCTGAGCTTACCGTGTATTCAGATCCTATTAAGATCAATCAGATTTTTATGAATATCCTGGGAAATGCCAATAAGTTTACCGAAAACGGGTGCATCAGCGTTACCGTAAAGACAGAGCCCGTCAATGAAAATACCGTTTCTTTATATGTAGAAATAAGCGATACCGGCGCAGGGATTTCACCTTCTGATCTCAGGAATATATTTGAGCCCTATTATCAGGGGATCCTTTCGGATGATGTAGAAAACCTGGGCGCAGGCCTCGGGCTCAGTTTATGCAGAGAATTGGCAGAACTGTATTCCGGTACGGTATCGGTGACAAGTGAAATTAATCAGGGAACAACTGTTGTTTTTTCTCTTAATCTAAATATTTATGAATCAGTCAGATAA
- a CDS encoding response regulator transcription factor, translated as MNQSDNKPVSFLLADDHSLIRQGIVFLLDDLGFDYEVFHASNLYQLTECMKVNLVTIAIIDAHFPDGNSLAVLPEIIKLSPKTKILIFTGIDENMHALKFLDAGAHGFLSKLNEEGEIRNAILRIIEHGEYVSQATQVLLMGSLHNRSLINPLLSLSARERQIAELYAEGYGNLEISNRLNIKQNTVSTLKKRIFEKLNIENMVELIILIKNHQ; from the coding sequence ATGAATCAGTCAGATAATAAGCCGGTCAGTTTTTTGCTTGCAGATGATCACAGCCTTATCAGGCAGGGTATTGTATTTTTGCTGGATGATTTAGGTTTTGATTATGAGGTTTTTCATGCTTCCAATCTGTATCAGCTTACGGAATGTATGAAAGTAAACCTTGTGACAATTGCCATTATAGATGCCCATTTTCCGGACGGGAACAGTCTTGCTGTCTTGCCTGAAATTATCAAGCTGAGCCCGAAGACCAAAATCCTGATCTTTACCGGAATCGATGAAAATATGCATGCGCTTAAATTTCTTGATGCCGGTGCCCACGGCTTTTTAAGCAAGCTGAATGAAGAAGGCGAGATACGGAACGCCATTCTGAGAATAATAGAACATGGGGAATACGTTTCCCAGGCAACGCAGGTATTACTGATGGGTTCACTGCATAACAGAAGCCTCATCAATCCCCTCTTATCCCTTTCTGCCAGAGAACGGCAGATTGCGGAACTGTATGCAGAAGGATACGGGAATCTTGAAATTTCCAACCGGCTGAACATAAAACAAAATACCGTGAGCACGCTTAAAAAAAGGATATTTGAAAAACTCAATATTGAAAATATGGTAGAGCTGATCATACTGATTAAAAACCATCAGTAG
- a CDS encoding DUF3108 domain-containing protein — translation MKKLFNVLTLLVFFLGSGQINTIADGESITLRIHYGFLNAGTANLKAQKTTYRGTPHLHVRGTGQTTGAVKAFFKVEDVYESYININTQLPSYYIRNVKEGSYRQHLETAFNHDNNTLVLTDKKTPANGSKVIKSVRGVQDMLSCFYYLRSKSPAELKVGNVINMNVWIDDEMFAFQLKVAGTENLSTKFGTINCLKIIPSVKSGRVFKEKEGVVMWVSNDLNHVPMLLKAELAVGSLKASIDDFKNVKYPLKFTK, via the coding sequence ATGAAGAAATTATTCAATGTACTAACCCTCCTGGTGTTCTTTCTGGGATCCGGGCAGATCAATACTATTGCAGACGGCGAATCCATTACATTACGGATCCATTACGGTTTCCTGAATGCCGGAACGGCCAACCTGAAAGCCCAGAAAACGACCTACAGAGGCACTCCGCACCTGCATGTAAGGGGAACCGGGCAGACTACCGGCGCGGTAAAAGCATTTTTTAAGGTAGAGGATGTGTATGAGAGCTATATCAACATCAATACCCAGCTTCCAAGCTATTATATCAGGAATGTAAAGGAAGGAAGCTACCGCCAGCATCTGGAAACGGCGTTTAACCATGACAACAATACATTGGTGTTAACCGATAAAAAAACGCCGGCCAACGGATCAAAAGTGATCAAGTCTGTGAGAGGCGTCCAGGATATGCTTTCATGTTTTTATTATTTAAGAAGCAAAAGCCCCGCCGAGCTCAAAGTGGGGAATGTAATCAATATGAATGTCTGGATTGATGATGAAATGTTTGCTTTCCAGCTTAAGGTGGCCGGAACTGAAAACCTGAGCACCAAATTCGGTACCATCAATTGTCTGAAAATTATTCCGTCCGTAAAAAGCGGAAGGGTTTTCAAAGAGAAAGAAGGCGTGGTGATGTGGGTATCCAATGACCTCAACCACGTTCCTATGCTTTTGAAAGCAGAACTGGCAGTAGGATCCTTAAAAGCCAGTATCGATGATTTTAAAAATGTAAAATATCCTCTGAAGTTTACCAAATAA
- a CDS encoding NAD(P)/FAD-dependent oxidoreductase, with protein MITTDILIIGAGPTGLFAVFEAGLLKMKCHIIDALPQPGGQLAELYPKKPIFDIPGYPSVNAGELVDNLMEQIKQFQPGFTLGETAVSYTKVDEEWFEVVTNKGTVHRCKAIAIAGGLGTFEPRKPTMANVADYEEKGLEYFVKEPEHFRNKKVVIAGGGDSALDWSVFLSSVASEVTLIHRRNEFRGALDSVEKVQALKDQGKIKLITPAEVTAIKGDGKVEAITVEVDGQEAFDIETDYFIPLFGLTPKLGEIAQWGLNIEKNAIVVNNALDYQTNIDGIYAIGDINTYPGKLKLILCGFHEATLMCQSVYNRLNPGKKFVLKYTTVSGVDGFDGSRKEAEKAVVKKID; from the coding sequence ATGATAACTACCGATATATTGATCATAGGAGCCGGTCCTACCGGGCTTTTTGCTGTATTTGAAGCAGGTTTACTGAAAATGAAGTGCCATATCATTGATGCACTTCCGCAGCCGGGAGGCCAGCTGGCAGAGCTTTATCCTAAGAAACCTATTTTCGATATTCCGGGGTATCCTTCTGTGAATGCAGGAGAGCTGGTAGATAATCTGATGGAGCAGATCAAACAGTTTCAGCCGGGCTTTACCCTTGGTGAAACCGCTGTTTCCTACACCAAAGTGGATGAGGAATGGTTTGAAGTGGTCACCAACAAAGGAACGGTCCACAGATGCAAAGCCATCGCCATTGCCGGCGGCCTGGGAACTTTTGAGCCCAGAAAACCAACCATGGCAAATGTTGCAGACTATGAAGAAAAAGGCCTTGAATATTTTGTAAAGGAACCAGAACATTTCAGGAATAAAAAAGTGGTCATCGCAGGCGGCGGAGATTCTGCACTGGACTGGAGTGTTTTCCTTTCTAGCGTAGCAAGCGAAGTAACATTAATCCACAGAAGAAACGAATTCCGCGGGGCTTTGGATTCCGTAGAGAAAGTGCAGGCTCTGAAAGACCAGGGGAAAATAAAACTGATTACGCCGGCTGAAGTTACGGCCATTAAAGGTGACGGAAAAGTGGAAGCCATTACCGTAGAGGTTGACGGACAGGAAGCCTTTGATATTGAAACGGATTACTTCATTCCTTTGTTCGGCCTGACTCCGAAACTGGGGGAAATTGCCCAATGGGGACTTAATATTGAGAAAAATGCGATCGTTGTTAATAATGCTTTGGATTATCAGACCAATATTGACGGAATCTATGCCATCGGAGATATCAATACCTATCCCGGAAAACTGAAGCTGATCCTTTGCGGGTTCCATGAAGCGACTTTAATGTGCCAGAGTGTCTATAACCGTTTAAATCCGGGTAAAAAATTCGTCTTGAAATATACAACAGTGAGTGGGGTAGACGGTTTCGACGGAAGCAGAAAGGAAGCGGAGAAAGCCGTTGTGAAAAAAATTGATTAA
- a CDS encoding 2Fe-2S iron-sulfur cluster-binding protein, which translates to MNDINIKITDREGVTHDVVAPTDMSMNLMEIIRSYELAEEGTIGVCGGMAMCASCQVYVTHDPGLEPMGDEEDAMLGEAFHVEANSRLGCQLHIAAEMEGLEVEIAPYP; encoded by the coding sequence ATGAATGATATAAATATAAAAATTACCGATAGGGAAGGGGTTACCCACGATGTTGTTGCGCCGACGGATATGTCCATGAACTTAATGGAAATCATCCGTTCGTATGAACTGGCGGAAGAAGGTACCATCGGGGTATGCGGAGGAATGGCGATGTGCGCTTCATGCCAGGTCTATGTAACTCATGATCCCGGACTTGAGCCGATGGGTGATGAAGAGGATGCCATGCTGGGAGAAGCTTTCCATGTAGAAGCAAACAGCAGATTGGGATGCCAGCTGCATATCGCTGCGGAAATGGAAGGCCTTGAAGTGGAAATCGCTCCTTATCCTTAG
- a CDS encoding TIGR00730 family Rossman fold protein, translating into MKSITVFCGSSFGSDDVYKEQAALLGRTLAKQNIQLVYGGANVGLMGAVADGALSEGGKVIGILPHFLKSKEIAHNQLTELILVETMHERKTRMNDLCDGVIVLPGGYGTLEEFFEMITWAQLGLHQKPIGILNIGGFYDDLIKLVQTMVDQGFLKQINRDMLLISDTIDDLLEMMSNYQAPLVGKWISKEEV; encoded by the coding sequence ATGAAAAGCATTACCGTATTCTGCGGATCGAGTTTCGGTTCGGATGATGTCTATAAAGAACAGGCAGCCTTGCTCGGCCGTACCCTGGCAAAACAAAACATCCAATTGGTTTATGGCGGTGCCAACGTCGGTTTGATGGGTGCCGTTGCCGACGGAGCTCTGAGCGAAGGCGGAAAAGTGATTGGTATTCTTCCCCACTTTTTAAAATCCAAGGAAATTGCCCATAACCAGCTGACAGAATTGATCCTGGTAGAAACCATGCATGAACGGAAAACCAGAATGAATGACCTCTGCGACGGCGTGATCGTTCTCCCCGGCGGCTACGGAACGCTGGAAGAGTTTTTTGAAATGATTACCTGGGCACAGCTCGGACTTCATCAAAAGCCAATCGGAATTTTAAATATCGGCGGATTTTATGATGACCTGATTAAACTGGTACAGACCATGGTGGATCAAGGGTTTTTGAAACAGATCAACCGGGACATGCTGCTGATCAGTGATACAATTGATGATTTATTGGAAATGATGAGCAACTATCAGGCTCCGCTGGTTGGAAAGTGGATTTCTAAGGAGGAGGTTTAA
- a CDS encoding aminoacyl-histidine dipeptidase gives MELSTIEPQIIWKNFSRLNAVPRPSKKEERVIAFIKEFGENLGLETTVDEVGNVIIKKPATESMENRKSVVLQSHLDMVCQKNNDVNFDFETEGIRMEIDGDWVKAKGTTLGADNGLGVATIMSILESKDIPHPDLEALFTIDEETGMTGALGLKPGQLSGQILLNLDTEEDDEIDIGCAGGVDVTITQTYEKEEVKGQVVRFEVKGLQGGHSGMDIHKGFGNANVILGRLLYKALEKENIQLVSIDGGGLRNAIPREGVAIASVRNAGEFIEEITDGLKKEILEEFATVEPNLQINIENSTSSEHAISEADSKKIILTLKSLHNGVYRMSPDVKDLVESSNNVARVELKEGSLKILNLSRSSVDSSKDSVAEQLKSVAELAGMNTEFSGSYPGWKPKPGSEIVQLMEKIYTEKFTEKPHVVACHAGLECGIIGANYPEMEMVSFGPTIRGAHSPDEKANISSTQKFWSFTKEILANIPLK, from the coding sequence ATGGAACTATCCACTATCGAACCGCAGATCATCTGGAAAAATTTCTCCAGATTGAATGCCGTTCCGAGACCCTCAAAAAAAGAAGAAAGGGTAATTGCCTTCATCAAAGAATTCGGTGAAAACTTAGGGCTGGAAACCACTGTTGATGAAGTGGGGAACGTTATTATTAAAAAACCGGCCACTGAAAGCATGGAAAACCGCAAATCTGTTGTACTTCAGTCTCACCTGGATATGGTGTGCCAGAAAAACAATGATGTAAATTTTGATTTTGAAACGGAAGGAATCAGGATGGAAATTGACGGAGACTGGGTAAAGGCAAAGGGTACCACTCTGGGAGCCGACAACGGACTGGGAGTAGCTACGATTATGTCGATTCTGGAAAGCAAGGATATTCCCCATCCTGATCTGGAAGCACTTTTCACAATTGATGAAGAGACCGGAATGACAGGCGCTTTAGGGTTAAAACCGGGACAGTTGAGCGGGCAGATCCTTCTTAACCTCGATACGGAAGAAGACGATGAAATCGATATCGGCTGTGCAGGAGGAGTGGATGTTACGATTACCCAGACTTATGAAAAAGAAGAAGTTAAAGGACAGGTTGTGAGGTTTGAAGTGAAAGGCCTTCAGGGAGGCCATTCGGGAATGGATATCCACAAAGGTTTCGGAAATGCGAATGTAATCCTGGGAAGGCTGCTTTATAAGGCTTTGGAAAAAGAAAATATCCAGCTGGTTTCTATTGACGGCGGCGGATTGAGAAATGCAATCCCGAGAGAAGGGGTGGCCATTGCTTCTGTAAGAAATGCCGGTGAATTTATTGAAGAAATAACGGACGGACTGAAAAAAGAAATTTTAGAAGAGTTTGCTACAGTAGAGCCTAATCTCCAGATTAATATTGAAAATTCCACGTCTTCTGAGCATGCGATTTCCGAAGCAGATTCAAAGAAAATCATTTTAACATTGAAATCCCTTCACAACGGGGTATACAGGATGAGCCCGGATGTAAAAGACCTGGTGGAATCATCAAACAATGTGGCAAGGGTTGAATTGAAAGAAGGCAGCCTGAAAATTTTAAACCTTTCAAGGTCTTCTGTAGATTCCTCAAAAGATTCTGTGGCGGAACAACTGAAATCGGTAGCGGAACTGGCAGGAATGAATACGGAATTCAGCGGCTCTTATCCGGGATGGAAGCCGAAGCCAGGCTCTGAGATCGTTCAGCTGATGGAAAAAATATATACTGAAAAGTTCACGGAAAAGCCTCATGTAGTAGCGTGCCACGCCGGTCTGGAATGCGGAATCATCGGGGCCAACTATCCTGAAATGGAAATGGTAAGCTTCGGACCAACGATCCGCGGAGCACACTCTCCGGATGAAAAAGCCAATATTTCTTCCACACAGAAATTCTGGAGTTTTACAAAGGAAATTTTAGCGAATATTCCTTTAAAATAA
- the recR gene encoding recombination mediator RecR codes for MDYPSKVLAKAVDEISGLPGIGRKTALRLALHLLKQPNSRAMSLGNSLISLVNDIKYCKECHNFSDFEVCEICSNEKRNDEVICVVEDVRDVIAIENTGKYNGKYLILGGKISPMEGVGPNQLNIPSIEKKLNGGRVKELIFALSATMEGDTTAYYIYKRFKSFKVNFSSIARGISVGDELEYADEISLGRSIMNRLPYSEGGS; via the coding sequence ATGGATTACCCAAGTAAAGTGTTGGCAAAAGCGGTGGATGAAATTTCGGGGCTTCCCGGAATCGGCAGGAAAACAGCCCTTCGTTTAGCATTACATTTATTAAAGCAGCCCAATTCCAGAGCCATGAGCCTGGGAAATTCCCTGATCAGTCTGGTGAATGATATCAAATATTGTAAGGAGTGCCATAATTTTTCTGATTTCGAGGTCTGTGAGATCTGCAGCAATGAAAAAAGGAATGATGAAGTAATCTGTGTCGTAGAAGATGTCCGGGATGTAATCGCCATAGAGAATACCGGGAAATACAATGGCAAATACCTTATTTTAGGCGGCAAGATTTCCCCGATGGAAGGGGTGGGCCCCAACCAGCTGAATATCCCGAGCATTGAAAAAAAACTGAACGGAGGAAGGGTGAAAGAGCTTATTTTTGCTTTAAGCGCTACGATGGAAGGGGATACAACCGCATATTACATATACAAGAGGTTTAAAAGCTTTAAGGTAAATTTTTCCAGCATTGCAAGAGGAATCTCCGTGGGAGACGAACTGGAATATGCAGATGAGATTTCTCTGGGAAGGTCTATTATGAACAGGCTGCCTTACAGTGAGGGAGGTTCCTGA